Proteins encoded together in one Impatiens glandulifera chromosome 1, dImpGla2.1, whole genome shotgun sequence window:
- the LOC124922794 gene encoding sm-like protein LSM7: MSGRKETVLDLAKFVDKGVQVKLTGGRQVTGTLKGYDQLLNLVLDEAVEFLRDPDDPLKTTDQTRSLGLIVCRGTAVMLVSPTDGTDEIANPFLQSDGA; the protein is encoded by the exons ATG TCTGGCAGGAAAGAGACCGTGCTGGATTTGGCAAAATTTGTTGACAAGGGTGTCCAGGTTAAGCTTACTGGTGGAAGACAAG TGACTGGTACTCTGAAAGGATATGATCAACTATTGAACCTTGTCTTGGATGAAGCTGTTGAGTTCTTAAGAG ATCCAGATGATCCACTAAAGACCACAGATCAGACTAGGAGCCTTGGTTTAATA GTTTGTCGAGGAACTGCTGTGATGCTGGTTTCACCTACTGATGGTACTGATGAGATTGCAAATCCTTTCCTTCAGTCAGATGGAGCTTAG
- the LOC124922793 gene encoding protein gamma response 1: MEGGKQQSSEDSYPIDVSDPKYVSGLSAILVATIEEAKDRISQIEYIFCKQLFPDFQSKSRSLQKIYSEAKRAAEDVFKEKEKDLLIQIERHHVEMKSVVKKNNDLELEKKRLMDSEDNLKKRVLELQEMADEREKCNEIEFNILQEKSNKELEVKLLDIHQNLANKSREVDEGLDMQKKLAQMVQAKASFILQKEKQLKEQERMIHDLISKNETFKRTCNNLEEHLKEKIEQVEKGQVLQENLAKQIDLQILKMNSGEKLLSRNNEENELLRNKVQNLEESMSMLREEHANKIKEQLHASEERVQKLQVSLKETSNESSEGIELHRMLLQQIKAKDAEILSEKKRNKELTSCYKRLKSEHLYLREKHGLTPENMLPEKRKFAEVDSLTSEAYAVPFTTMEHGKEENIKQVELQSNPSPKNPSTSASPVIKKGLHSSSWRNTRLHQQRDGPDPHDDFLDTPLENIRENIKNGIGNPDPSFEKKPIKNLDNDEEHEKKREPIPKPPLPQKDFKFVEPVRKKADRENLKGIECKQCKKFYDAVLNGDENNKQELRCEHHDGVSRHRYRYAPPLTPEGFWNIGFDSEI, from the exons atgGAAGGGGGTAAGCAACAATCTTCTGAAGACAGTTATCCAATTGATGTAAGTGATCCTAAATATGTATCTGGTCTTAGTGCCATACTTGTTGCAACAATTGAGGAGGCGAAAGATAGGATTTCCCAGATTGAATATATTTTCTGCAAACAGTTATTCCCTGATTTCCAGTCAAAATCAAGAAGTTTGCAGAAGATATATTCGGAAGCTAAAAGAGCTGCAGAAGATGTGTTTAAGGAGAAGGAAAAGGATTTACTGATCCAAATCGAAAGACATCACGTGGAAATGAAATCAGTCgttaagaaaaataatgatcTTGAGTTAGAGAAGAAAAGGCTGATGGATAGTGAAGATAATCTAAAGAAAAGGGTTCTCGAGCTTCAAGAAATGGCTGACGAAAGGGAGAAGTGTAATGAGATTGAATTTAATATACTCCAAGAGAAGAGCAATAAAGAATTAGAGGTTAAATTGTTAGATATTCATCAAAATCTTGCAAATAAGTCCAGAGAAGTTGATGAAGGACTGGATATGCAGAAGAAATTGGCTCAGATGGTCCAAGCGAAAGCAAGTTTTATTCTTCAAAAGGAGAAACAGTTGAAAGAACAGGAAAGGATGATACATGACCTTATCTCCAAGAATGAAACTTTCAAAAGAACCTGCAATAATCTGGAAGAACATCTCAAGGAAAAGATTGAACAAGTAGAGAAGGGGCAGGTGTTACAAGAAAATTTGGCCAAGCAAATCGACTTGCAGATTTTGAAGATGAACAGTGGTGAAAAGTTACTAAGTAGgaataatgaagaaaatgaactACTCAGAAACAAAGTCCAGAATTTGGAGGAAAGCATGAGTATGCTCCGTGAGGAACATGCAAATAAGATTAAAGAACAATTACATGCTTCTGAAGAGAGAGTGCAGAAGCTCCAGGTCAGTCTAAAGGAGACAAGCAACGAGTCATCTGAAGGAATAGAATTGCATAGGATGTTACTCCAGCAGATAAAAGCAAAAGATGCCGAGATACTTTCtgagaagaaaagaaataaggAACTCACCTCATGTTATAAAAGACTCAAATCCGAGCACCTTTATCTGCGGGAAAAACATGGTCTTACCCCAGAGAATATGCTCccagaaaagagaaaatttgcTGAAGTTGATTCGTTAACATCAG AAGCATATGCTGTTCCTTTCACAACAATGGAGCACGGAAAAGAGGAGAATATCAAACAAGTCGAATTACAGTCAAATCCAAGCCCCAAAAATCCTTCAACTTCTGCTTCTCCTGTTATTAAAAAAGGTCTTCATTCATCATCTTGGAGAAATACCCGCTTGCATCAGCAACGAGATGGACCCGACCCACATGATGATTTCCTCGACACTCCCTTAGAAAATATCCGAGAAAACATAAAGAATGGTATTGGCAATCCCGATCCATCTTTTGAGAAAAAACCCATAAAGAATTTAGACAACGACGAAGAACATGAAAAGAAGCGAGAACCTATCCCAAAGCCTCCTCTTCCTCAAAAGGATTTCAAGTTTGTTGAGCCAGTAAGGAAGAAAGCAGATAGGGAGAATTTAAAAGGAATCGAATGCAAGCAGTGCAAGAAGTTTTACGATGCTGTACTTAATGGGGATGAAAATAATAAGCAAGAATTACGATGTGAACACCACGATGGAGTTTCGAGACACAGATATAGGTACGCTCCTCCTTTAACTCCTGAAGGATTTTGGAATATTGGATTTGATTCTGAAATTTAA